The Prunus dulcis chromosome 3, ALMONDv2, whole genome shotgun sequence genome segment ttcgtttgggactggtattgcctgaaacggtggtctgagttgggagaaatcgctCTCTAAAGTCGGCTGGTCGAGATGGTTCGAGAGAGTGcagctgggtttataaaaactgaacttcgaaatatttacggttctgccactgagactcttttgaccataactccttcgttacaactccgattcgggtctactccatgtctacggactcgtctcgccgtgctctacgcaacggcgtaagcggaattcccaaattctttctcgattaaaaagtcaaattttcccccattaaaatatgcgagggcaatttggtcatttcgctaaaagatattttccttacctttttagatattttctttctttttgatattttgttttgggttcttacactaTCGATATCTCcgatatcatcgatattttagaccttggttGGGATATACTTTTAAGAAATTCTATTTATgcagtatagccgaacggcaaTACTTTGTAGATATTCTATTTTCGCGTATAGCCAAACGGCTATACTGTTAAGTGTCAGTAGAGTCTTTCAGTGGCATGTTTCGGctcgagtatagccgtgcggctacaCATTTAAGCTATTACATGTCAGAGtatatagccgagcggctatacctTTCAGATGTTATATTTATCGGGTATCGCCGCTTTTAAGCTATTATATTTTGAAGTATAGCCAGGCGGCTTTACTGTTAGAATGGCTATACTGTTAGGCTATTATATTGGattatagccgggcggctatactgttaagatattatattttggagtaaagccgcacggctataatattaaaatattctattttggggtatagccgaccggctatacttttaattggttttttcGAACTAGATTTGATTTCCAGAGTCCTTTGAAGTATGCAATGATTCATTCATTAGAAGCTTTCTACATTCTGCACCTGGGATTGCCATGACTCTCCTCCGGATGACAGATGGTGAGTTTGTGCTTGGGCAGTAACTATTCTGAGAGTTCCAAATGCGAACTGTAAAATCATCCAAAGAAGTTGCCATCTTCCCAACCTCAAAATGGGACCTATTAAAATTTGGAAACTGTTTAATCATTTAtcatgaaatatttaaaacCGGCAGCATTAggttagaaagaaagaaaaaaaaataccaatcCACTGCTGTAACTTCTCCGTCATGGCTTTTCAATATTACAGGATCTTCTTGAGGCTTGTTTACCTGGGTTGACATTGTTAAAATGTAAACTGCCTAGCTAATTTCAGATTAGTTAGTAAGTTCTAAGTCAGTTTATATTTAATCTGTTCTAATCTTTGTGTTAGCTGAGTACCTTGAGCTTATATGCCAGGTGCAATGCTTGAGTCTGTTTTCTATTCCCAGCTGTTAGGACAGCTGTGTATTGTCATGTGTCATATTCACATTGGCTTACTATTACAATCCGTTAGATTTGGAATCGACTAATGTAAGAGATCATGCTATTGTCCTGAGGGAATATAAGCTCTGCTGCAATGTTCATGTAGAGTAAGCAATTTGTTATAACAATCTCAGtttctctgctctctctctctctctctcactcagtACATTCTTTAGCTCCCTTAGAAATCCAAATATTCAACATGGTATCAGGTGCGCAGGTTGGATCTGGATAGTGGGCGTTGAAGCTGTGTGAGCTGAGTCTGGAAATCCAACGAGAAATTTCCAACTCTCAGCTCATTGAGTCTGGTCTCAGATGGCTGGGTCAGGAGGGAGTGATCTTAGAGCTCCAATATTCAATGGGGAGAACTATGAGTTTTGGAAGATTCGAATGAGAACaattttcaaatctcatggaatctggaatttggttgagaaaggCCTTCAAGCTCCAGATTCAAAAGTTGATGAAGAAGGGTCATCAGATTCTGAGATGGTGTCCTTGTTGATGAAGGATGCTAAGGCTCTTGGTATTATCCAAGGTGCTGTTTCAGATGACATCTTCCCCAGAATCTCAaatgaagaaacctcaaaaGGTGCTTGGGATATCTTGCATCAGGAGTTTCATGGTGATAAGCAAGTCAGATCCATCATGCTGCAGGGTCTGCGTCGAGATTTTGAGTACACCAGGATGAGGGATGATGAGATCTTGTCTGGATACATCACTCGGCTACTTGAGCTTGTAAATCAGATGAAGGGATATGGGGAAGATCTGACCAAAGGGAGGATAGTTCAAAAACTGCTAATAAGCTTAACCAAGGAGTTTGATCCAGTCTGCTATGTGATTGAGCAAACTAGGGACATTGAAACCATTGAAGTGCAGGAGGTAATTGCAGCATTAAGAGGATTTGCTCAGCGTCTTGACAGACATGCTGAAAGCACCACTGAGAAAGCTTTCAGCAGCATGAGCATAAACTCAAAAGGATCTCAGTCAAGTTCTAGTCCTGGCAcctaataaatcaaagaagaactGGAAGTCCAAGGATAAGAAATGGGATTCTAAACCTCAAAACAATGCCAATCAAGGGGGAAAACCGAGTCAAGGAGACAAATCTGGAAAATGCAAACATTGTGAGAAGCTACACTATGGTGAGTGTTGGTTTAAAGGAAAACCAAAGTGTCATGGCTGCAATcgatttggtcattttgttAAGGACTATGACCAAGCAAACAAGGCAGGGAAACTTGCTAACATTGCAAATCAGGTAACTGAACCTGCCATTATGTTCTATGCATGTCATGCTGCAACAATTGGAAAGAATGTGAATATGTGGTATGTTGATAGTGCATGTAGCAATCACATGACTTCCCATGAGTCATTACTTGTAAATGTTGATAAAAGTGTGAAGAGTAAAGTCAAAATGGGGACTGGTGATCTAGTGCAGTCAATAGGCAAAGGGACTTTGGCTATAGAAATGAAGGGTGTGACTAGATATATCAAAGAAGTCATGATTGTACCAGGTTTAGATGAAAATTTGCTAAGTGTAGGTCAAATGATAGAACATGGGCATTGGCTTGTATTTGGTGATAATGCAGTTGATATTTATGGAGATAGGCAGCTGGAAGATTGCATTGCAAGAGTGCCAATGAAGGGAAACAGATGTTTTCCTTTAAATCTAGACTATGTCAATCCTCCTATGGCAAATAGAGCAACAGTTGGAGAAACATCCTGGCTGTGGCACAGAAGATTTGGACACCTAAACTATATTAGTTTGAAGCTGTTACAAGAGAAAGATATGGTTCAGGGATTGCCTAATCTACAAGAATATGAGAAGGTCTGCTCTGGTTGTGCTGTAAGCAAGAATCACAGAAGTTCATTTGATAAGGAAAGAGCTTGGAGAGCCTCTCATCCACTAGAACTGATTCACTCAGATATATGTGGTCCAATGCAGACCATCACTCTTGGAGGGAACATATATTTCCTCACCTTCATTGATGACCACACCAGAATGTGTTGGGTGTTCTTCTTGCAGCATAAGTCTCAAgcattcaacatattcaaaaggTTCAAAAGCATGGTTGAGCTACAAAGTGGTTATCAAATTAAGAAGCTAAGAAGTGATAGAGGTGGAGAATACACATCTTTGGATTTCTCAAAGTTCTGTGAAGAGGTGGGATTAGAAAGGCAACTGACTGTAGCCTACTCTCCACAACAGAATGGagttgcagagagaaagaatcGTACTGTGATGGAAATGGCAAGAGCCATGAtgcatgagaagaaaatccctttgaagttttgggcagaagctgtcAATACAGCTGTATATCTACAAAACAGAAGCCCTACAAGTGCAGTGGACAATTCCACTCCATTTGAGAAGTTTAGTGGAAGAAAACCAGGTGTCAAGCATTTGAGAATATTTGGTTCTCTATGCTATATTCACATCCCCACATAGAAAAGGCACAAGCTGGAAGACACAGGTGAGAAGGGAGTATTTGTAGGATATGGTGTATGTGAAAAGGGGTATAGAGTGCTCAACTTGAGAACTCAAAAGATTGAGCTGTCTAGGAGGGTtatttttgatgaagaagcaaTGTGGAATTGGGAAACAAATGAGGCATTGCAAATTCCTATGTCTTGGGGTGATGGAGCAAGTTCAACAGTATCAGATTTGGATTCAGAACCAAATCTGTTACAGCAACAGATTGTGCAGTCTCCTATGGAAACACAAACAAGTAGTGATTTGCATGCTACTCAAGACTCTGCTCCATTTGAAACTTATGATAACACCCCAAAGAAATGGAAGAGTTTGAGTGAAGTGTATGCTCAATGCAAGATGAGCATCATTGAacctgaaaattttgaagaagcaGTCAAAGATGAAGCTTGGGGGAAGGCTATGACTGAGGAGATACTTATGATAGAGAAAAACTCCACTTGGGAATTGGTTGATAGGCCAAGTAGTAAACCAATTGTGGGAGTGAAGTGGATATTCAAAATTAAGCTTAATCTTGATGGCTCCATTCAAAAACATAAAGCAAGACTTGTTGCCAAGGGATACACACAAAAACCAGGGattgatttcaatgaaacctttgctccTGTGGCAAGGTTAGACACCATTAGAACTCTCATAGCTCTTGCTGCTCAGAAAGGCTGGAAACTAtggcaattggatgtcaaGTCAGCCTTCTTAAATGGTGTccttgaagaagaagtttaTGTTGATCAACCGGATGGTTTTGTGGTTAAAGGTGATGAGGATAAGGTGTATAGGTTAAGAAAAGCTCTCTATGGGTTGAAGCAGGCTCCAAGGGCCTGGTATAGTGAAATCGACACCTACTTGAATAAGTGTGGTTTTCACAAAAGTCCAAGTGAAGCAACTCTCTATGTGAGAACAAAGGAAGGTGTGGGAACACTAATAGTGTCaatctatgtagatgacatagtGTATACAGGAAGTAGTGATGAAATGGTGAAAGAATTCAAAGCTGAAATGATGTGCAAGTATGAGATGTCTGACTTGGGTTtactccaccattttcttggtATGGGAGTAACACAAACTGAAGGGAGCATCTTCATTCATCAAAAGAAGTATGCTCTCACTCTCTTGGATAAGTTTGGACTCAAAGACTGCAAGTCAGTAAGCACTCCATTAGTGGCTACTGATAAATTGAAAAGAGAGGATGGAAGTGAAGCTGCAGATGAAAGTTTGTTCAGAAAAATTGTAGGTAGCCTGCTGTATCTCACTGCAACCAGGCCAGATATCATGTTCTCTGCTAGGCCTGCTTGCAAGATTCATGCACAACCCTTCTAAGATGCACTATGGGGCAGCTAAAAGGGTTCTAAGGTACATACAAGGCACAATTGATTATGGAATTGAGTATGTGACTGGAAAATCTGCACTCTTAGTAGGTTACTGTGACAGTGACTGGAGTGGATCTGAGGAAGATATGAAAAGCACTTCTGGATATGCATTTTCATTTGGAAGTGGTGCTTTTTCATGGGCATCAGTCAAACAACACAGTGTGGCTCTCTCTACTGCAGAGGCAGAGTATGTGAGTGCAGCAGAAGCTACATCACAAGCCATTTGGCTCAGGTTTgttcttgaagattttgggGAAGAACAGACCACTGCAACAACTGTGTTTTGTGACAACACTTCAGCCATAGCAATGGCTAAAAACCCAGTTTTTCATCAACGAAGCAAGCACATTAAAAGgaagtttcattttattagAGAAGCAATACAAGAAGAAGTGATTGAACTGCTCTACTGCAAGGGAGAAGAGCAGATTGCTGATATCTTCACCAAAGCTCTTCCCAAAGACAGGTTTGACTATTTGAGGAGAATGCTTGGAGTGAAATCAGCTAGCActttagaagggagtgttaaaATGTAAACTGCCTAGCTAATTTCATATTAGTTAGTAAGTTCTAAGTCAGTTTATATTTAATCTGTTCTAATCTTTGTGTTAGCTGAGACCTTGAGCTTATATGCCAGGTGCAATGCTTGAGTCTGTTTTCTATTCCCAGCTGTTAGGACAGCTGTGTATTGCCATGTGTCATATTCACATTGGCTTACTATTACAATCCGTTAGATTTGGAATCGACTGATGTAAGAGATCATGCTATTGTCATGAGGGAATATAAGCTCTGCTGCAATGTTCATGCAGAGTAAGCAATTTGTTATAACAATCTCAGtttctctgctctctctctcactcagtACATTCTTTAGCTCCCTTAGAAATCCAAATATTCAACAGACATTGCCAACAAGGTCAGTCTCTAATCAAGACCAATATCAAGAGCTCCTAAAAGAACAAATCTTACCTGCCAAATGTAGGCATTTCCATCGCTGGAACCACTGAGTATGTGAGCAGCATCAGGGCTAATAATTGACTGCAATTACATAATTGAAACCAAGACTAGTAAGTCGGCAGGAAATCAGTTGACATGACAAACTGGGTTAGTGCACTTTTAAACAGCAAGGTGGACATTAAGGCTCAGTTCATCTTTATAGCTCAATATAATCTTCACGGGTTAAGTGCATACGACATTTAACCTTCTCAGTAGACTCTAGGTGAGGGGATGTCTGTGTGACGACATTTTTCAAACTTCTAGTATCCCAAAACTTAACAATGCTGAAATGAAGCATAAGACCAAATCAAACAATAACCTCATATCACTTGGTATGACATAACGTCTGAGTAAGAAATTTAGGATTCAATTCGGCCATTTCACTGCCACTGTTCCGTATATACCTATCCACAGCTCCAGCAGTAGCAATGGAAACCTCGTCTTTAAGATAAAGAACTGATGTGATGCTCATGGAAGCAGCCTGAAAAAGCTAAATCTGAGTAAAGAgtacaaaacaaatttaataagACCTATTATCAGAAACAAACCTTTCCGCGCCTTACACGCTTTGCCCGTGGAAAAAGATGAGCCCCTTTAACCACAGCAGTTGAGCTGcatgaaaatattataaatttattttggaaaacagaaaacaaacttATCCCGAttcttgaaaatgaaaatagctTTACATTAAATAATTTACCATATTGCAATCTCCCCGTGAATATTTTTGGAGCTTGAATTACATCTCATATCCCAAAGAGCAAAGGAGCCATCTCTCGAACCAGAGACAATAATCTCTGTCAGATAAGAAGAATCAGTGGTTTAAATTAGTTGTATTTCTCATTAGTTATTTCACAAATATAGCATAAGAGAGAATGAGTACAAAAACCAACAACAGGTGAAAATCTAAACCTACCAGGATTAGTTGGATGAGGACAGAGAGATTTCACACTTCCTGTGTGCCCCATCAGTATTGCAGTACATTTCTTTTCCTGAATATCCCATACCTTGATCTGGAGGAAGATAAAAAGGCCAAGGAGAACACAATGAATAAGAAACTGAACTAGCTGTGATATGAAGGACAATTATGTAAATATAACCTTCCTTATACCAAATTTCATAGCTTTATTTACAGAATTATCTGTTACTTAAAAGTTATAGCACATTGTAGTAAGAGCTTATTCCTAAtaaattcaatccaattttCTAAAATCCTTTAAGGAAGATGAAAACATTGTTATGATCACCAGAAGCTGTCATAATTTGAGTATCATCCTGCAAAACCACATGTATTGCAAATACACATTAGcactaaaaaaatatgaaaaactaaATTTGATGCAAAAACACACAACAATCTTAAATACTCCACTTATCTGCTATGATTTCATAACAATCCCAATGGCATAAACACAGGACCCCATCGTTTAACCCTTTTTACTTGATCATAACCGAAAGTACTTTAAAAACAGTTGCCCTTTTGATTAGTTCCATATTAGCAGCAAGATAAGtttccaatttccaatttctaattgtccaatttctagAAGGCAATCCTACATTCAGTATGCAGGCTAGGAGGCTTCCTGCTCCTATACAAGATGCCATAAGTAAGCTGTGATAGAAGGTGCCAGATTTTTTGACAGACAATAATTCAGAAATGAGCTCCCTGTAGCCATTCACTAAATGGCGTACTTCATTATCATCCATCAGTTCTAATCTTTGGCAGAATTCGACTACAATGGGAAGTGCAAGACAGGATCCTACTGATAAAACTATCTCAGAAACCCCACTAAAAGACCGAGACCCTTGAACTGGTGTAGTCATATGTGGAATCCATGAAATGATCAAGTCTTTTATCTTGAGAACAGCATCATGTGCCCCAGCTCTGTACAGTGCACCAACAGAACTCGCCAAACCAAGAACAAGTCCAGCAACACCCCAGATATCTTCGAGAGAGTCATCAGAGTTCTCATGTGACAGTTCAGCAGTTATATTCATATCTATACCAAATGTGTTAGGTGGAAAGTAGGCAGATAGACTTTCCATAACATCAGATGGCAACTGAGTGAGCTGACCTATCATGAGTGATAATGCCTTAACTATCATACCAAGCAAGTCTGCTTCTGTCATCTTGCCTGTTTCTTTGTCCATGTCAGAATTATCACCAGCATCAACCCTGGTAAGAAGATCTTGACAAGAAAAACCCAAGGCAAGCCCACAGGCTCCTCTGACAAGGGTGCTATTGCTACTACACATAACCTGAAAGCATGCACTATTAGTGAAAAAAACACAGGCAAGGAAAAAGGGGGAGATCAACACCAGCTTTTCGAAGaacaaataagaaagaaaaaaaaagaattgagaATGTCAAATAGAAATTTACAAACCTCAACAAGTCCAGTGATATTCTCAAACTTTTGCTTATGATCTGTTACATGTAGGCAACTTGAGATCAATCCAAGAGAAATCGCAGCAGACCATTTGCGGTGTTCATGTTCATGCTGGACCAACCAATTCAACAGAAATTTTGAGGCATCTGATTTAACAGCGTGAGCAGATGGAGGCAAGACCTAACAAACAGCAACCATAGCCAAAATTTAAAGTTGAGGTAAAGCATGTAAGACCTAGTATAGA includes the following:
- the LOC117621346 gene encoding protein RST1-like, yielding MIKAAEEAIPRSAENIALAIGALCVVLPPSAHAVKSDASKFLLNWLVQHEHEHRKWSAAISLGLISSCLHVTDHKQKFENITGLVEVMCSSNSTLVRGACGLALGFSCQDLLTRVDAGDNSDMDKETGKMTEADLLGMIVKALSLMIGQLTQLPSDVMESLSAYFPPNTFGIDMNITAELSHENSDDSLEDIWGVAGLVLGLASSVGALYRAGAHDAVLKIKDLIISWIPHMTTPVQGSRSFSGVSEIVLSVGSCLALPIVVEFCQRLELMDDNEVRHLVNGYRELISELLSVKKSGTFYHSLLMASCIGAGSLLACILNVGLPSRNWTIRNWKLETYLAANMELIKRATVFKVLSVMIK